In Solanum lycopersicum chromosome 3, SLM_r2.1, the genomic stretch CAAAACAAGTGACTGTGCGCATGTTTAGAAATTATGTGTTGAGTGTTAATCACAAGTAATAGTATTTAAACAACATTTCACAAAgtgctaaaaaaaaaaaaaaaaaaaaaaaaaacctttcatACTTGTTGTCTCATTGAGACCGAGCCCTAACTTCGAAATAAAACTTCTTGTTGTCACGACCGGTCAATAAAGGGCCAGAACCCCTAGAGAGTTAAAAGGTTCGACCCTTGACCTTGGTAACAACAACAGGAAGGTTTAAagaaaacgaaaaaaaataaaatatcaatataaaaaattgttttaaaaaaaaggaaaaaaaatagagatgGGAGGTCCTAAGATAAAGTATAGCTTCCTGTTTCTATGTATCACTTTTGCTACAATAATACCAAGTCTTATGGCTCATATTGGTCACTACGACGAGGTGTGGAGGAGAAGAGCCGAAGAAGCAAAGGAGTATGCCCGTAAAATTTATGAACCACATCCTGAAAATGTCACGCTTGCATTTAACCAAAAACTTCGGGAGTAAGTTATAACtttatttattcttcatttttcatgtttGTCTTTATGTATTCACGTTATGGTTTGTATTGCAGCACGATGAAGGAATTAAAGAAAGTAAAAGGTACACATAATAATAGCACAAGGAGGGGTCTAGGGACAAAAAAGTACACTGGACCATGCATGGTCACAAATCCAATTGATAAGTGTTGGAGATGTGATCCTAATTGGGCAGACAATAGGAAAAAATTAGCAGATTGTGCAATGGGATTTGGATCTAAGGCCATTGGTGGCAAAGACGGTGAATTCTATGTTGTCACAGATAATTCTGATGATTATAATGATCCAAAACCCGGAACTCTTCGTCATGCTGTTATCCAAAAGGAGCCATTGTGGATCATATTTAAAAGGGGTATGAACATTAGGTAAGTACGTACgtttctctatatatatatatgcaatgcAATGCAATGCAAATAGAATTCAAtgctcatatatatatatatatatatatataatgtttcaTGAATAGGTTGCACCAGGAGATGATCATGCAGAGTGACAAGACGATAGATGCTCGTGGTGTTAATGTTCACATTACTAAAGGTGCTGGTATAACCCTCCAGTACATCAAGAATGTGATCATCCACGGACTTCACATTCATGACATCGTTGAGGGTAATGGTGGAATGGTTCGGGATGCTGTTGACCATATTGGTATACGTACAAAGAGTGATGGAGATGGTATTTCAATCTTCGGTGCATCAAATATATGGATTGATCATGTGTCTATGCAACGTTGTTATGATGGTTTGATAGATGCTGTAGAAGGATCAACAGGTATCACTATATCAAATGGACATTTCACTGATCACAACGAGGTGATGTTGTTTGGTGCAAGTGATAGTTCTTCGATTGATCAAGTTATGCAAATAACATTAGCTTTCAATCATTTTGGAAAGAGATTGATACAAAGAATGCCAAGATGTCGATGGGGATATATACATGTTGTTAACAATGATTATACTCATTGGAATATGTATGCCATTGGTGGTAGCATGCATCCTACTATCATTACACAGGGTAATCGTTTTATAGCACCACCAGACATCTTCAAGAAACAGGTAACAAAAAGGGAGTACAATCCAGAATCAGTTTGGATGCAATGGACATGGAGATCAGAAGGAAATCTATTCATGAATGGTGCATACTTCACTGAATCAGGAGATCCAGAATGGTCAAGCAAACACAAAGATCTTTATGATGGAATATCAGCAGCTCCAGCAGAAGATGTCACTTGGATGACTAGATTTGCAGGTGTACTTGGCTGCAAACCAGGAAAACCTTGTTAGATCACTAATTCGAGCTCTTCTTTTT encodes the following:
- the LAT59 gene encoding probable pectate lyase P59 precursor, with the protein product MGGPKIKYSFLFLCITFATIIPSLMAHIGHYDEVWRRRAEEAKEYARKIYEPHPENVTLAFNQKLRDTMKELKKVKGTHNNSTRRGLGTKKYTGPCMVTNPIDKCWRCDPNWADNRKKLADCAMGFGSKAIGGKDGEFYVVTDNSDDYNDPKPGTLRHAVIQKEPLWIIFKRGMNIRLHQEMIMQSDKTIDARGVNVHITKGAGITLQYIKNVIIHGLHIHDIVEGNGGMVRDAVDHIGIRTKSDGDGISIFGASNIWIDHVSMQRCYDGLIDAVEGSTGITISNGHFTDHNEVMLFGASDSSSIDQVMQITLAFNHFGKRLIQRMPRCRWGYIHVVNNDYTHWNMYAIGGSMHPTIITQGNRFIAPPDIFKKQVTKREYNPESVWMQWTWRSEGNLFMNGAYFTESGDPEWSSKHKDLYDGISAAPAEDVTWMTRFAGVLGCKPGKPC